From one Verrucomicrobiota bacterium genomic stretch:
- a CDS encoding ChbG/HpnK family deacetylase, with protein sequence MAMTRTLIVNADDFGRSTAINAAVKQAHVGGILTSASLMAGGEAFEEAVECARQCPRLGVGLHLTLVDGFPVMPPERVPGLVDATGRFGADPVRAGWEFFFRPSLRVQLEAELEAQFTKFASAGLAFDHVNGHLHMHLHPVVFGVVMRLALRWGVKAMRLTRDPLSGSAVLDPRANSCSRRALHAAAFGVLSARAERVLRQHRFAYTERVFGLLQHGRVDEDYLCRLLPRLEFGESELYSHPSVDDFRFELEALTSPRVRELVERFQVRLARYSDLVS encoded by the coding sequence TCAACGCGGCAGTGAAGCAGGCTCATGTTGGCGGGATCTTGACTTCGGCGAGTTTAATGGCCGGCGGGGAGGCGTTTGAGGAGGCGGTGGAATGCGCAAGGCAATGTCCGCGGCTGGGGGTGGGGTTGCATTTGACCTTGGTCGATGGTTTTCCGGTGATGCCTCCCGAGCGGGTGCCGGGATTGGTGGATGCGACGGGGCGGTTTGGGGCGGATCCCGTGCGGGCGGGGTGGGAGTTTTTCTTTCGCCCTTCACTCCGGGTCCAGTTGGAGGCTGAGTTGGAGGCGCAGTTCACCAAATTTGCCTCGGCCGGGCTGGCTTTCGACCATGTCAATGGGCACCTGCACATGCATTTGCATCCGGTGGTGTTTGGGGTGGTGATGCGCCTGGCCTTGCGCTGGGGGGTGAAGGCGATGAGGCTGACGCGAGATCCCTTGAGTGGGAGTGCGGTCTTGGATCCGCGAGCGAATTCCTGCTCTCGTCGCGCGCTTCATGCCGCGGCGTTTGGTGTGTTGAGCGCGCGGGCGGAGCGCGTGTTGCGCCAGCACAGGTTCGCTTACACCGAGCGAGTGTTCGGTTTGCTCCAACACGGTCGAGTGGACGAGGATTATCTTTGCCGGCTGCTGCCGCGACTGGAGTTCGGCGAATCGGAGCTTTACTCGCATCCGTCCGTCGATGACTTTCGTTTTGAGTTGGAAGCGTTGACCAGCCCGCGGGTGAGGGAATTGGTGGAGCGATTCCAAGTGCGGCTGGCGAGGTACTCGGATTTGGTGTCATGA
- a CDS encoding alpha/beta fold hydrolase — MGTEAAEWVVLLHGMCRTSRSMRKMAGELEAAGFRVLNFDYPSRTASVESLANTFVDRAVSECRKQGARRISFVTHSLGGILVRSYLSRHELPELGRVVMLGPPNGGSEVVDRLAGLWLFGALNGPAGRELGTGRDSTPIRLGPVTFEVGVLAGDRSINWINSGMIRGPDDGKVSVERTKVEGMSGHRVVHATHPFIMRHPEAIRLTVHFLRRGTFD; from the coding sequence ATGGGAACGGAAGCAGCGGAATGGGTGGTGTTGTTGCACGGCATGTGCCGGACCAGTCGTTCGATGCGGAAGATGGCGGGCGAGTTGGAAGCAGCCGGCTTTCGGGTGCTGAACTTCGATTACCCATCCAGGACGGCCTCGGTTGAGTCGCTGGCCAACACCTTTGTCGACCGGGCGGTGAGCGAATGCCGGAAACAGGGTGCCAGACGGATCTCTTTCGTGACGCATTCCTTGGGGGGAATCCTGGTTCGAAGCTACCTGAGCCGTCACGAGCTTCCCGAACTCGGACGTGTGGTAATGTTGGGACCCCCTAATGGTGGCAGCGAGGTCGTGGACCGCTTGGCAGGGCTTTGGCTTTTTGGAGCGTTGAACGGTCCGGCCGGGCGTGAACTGGGGACGGGCCGGGACTCGACGCCGATTCGATTGGGTCCGGTAACTTTTGAAGTCGGGGTGTTGGCCGGGGATCGATCCATCAATTGGATCAACAGTGGGATGATTCGAGGGCCCGATGACGGCAAGGTGTCGGTGGAAAGAACCAAGGTGGAAGGGATGTCCGGCCATCGCGTCGTTCACGCCACTCATCCTTTCATCATGCGCCATCCCGAGGCCATCCGGCTCACCGTGCACTTTCTTCGCCGCGGAACCTTTGATTGA